One Vigna unguiculata cultivar IT97K-499-35 chromosome 7, ASM411807v1, whole genome shotgun sequence genomic region harbors:
- the LOC114192344 gene encoding extensin-like produces the protein MSSSMSTLISSSLSQTLKIRTLIIPLSPHTLFTSKTPPSSISLTNTNKITMFTPQPNQISEHPQRVPPEIPSLPKVQPSPVPSEKPVIPTPDPETDPNVPPEIVTTPEIFTDPAPGPYPNPKPDAPKPPLTPPGIETPLPKPPEKVPQQPPEVDPPRPPEILPPPSAPPPGITPPTGPSIIG, from the coding sequence ATGTCTTCGTCAATGTCCACATTAATCTCATCCTCTCTCTCACAAACCCTCAAGATAAGAACCCTAATTATTCCTCTCTCTCCCCACACCCTTTTCACTTCCAAAACTCCACCATCCTCAATTTCCCTCACAAACACCAATAAAATCACCATGTTCACCCCTCAACCCAATCAAATATCCGAACACCCGCAACGGGTCCCACCCGAGATCCCTTCCCTGCCAAAAGTTCAACCTTCTCCCGTTCCCAGTGAGAAACCCGTGATTCCTACCCCTGACCCGGAAACCGACCCCAATGTACCACCCGAAATAGTCACCACACCCGAAATATTCACGGATCCGGCTCCTGGCCCGTACCCGAATCCGAAACCGGATGCCCCAAAACCCCCGCTGACCCCACCCGGGATTGAGACGCCGCTGCCGAAGCCGCCGGAGAAGGTGCCACAGCAACCACCGGAAGTGGATCCACCGCGGCCCCCGGAGATTTTGCCGCCGCCAAGTGCTCCGCCGCCGGGTATAACGCCACCCACTGGACCAAGTATCATTGGGTAG
- the LOC114190003 gene encoding 2-methyl-6-phytyl-1,4-hydroquinone methyltransferase, chloroplastic-like: MASLMLSGAQNPKLITGLASTAVNLNDKCLFNKGVLSRNKLRVRKNMSLRCSLSASRPASQPRFIQHKKEAFWFYRFLSIVYDHIINPGHWTEDMRDEALEPAQLFSRKLRVVDVGGGTGFTTLGIVKHVDAKNVTILDQSPHQLAKAKKKEPLKECKIIEGDAEDLPFPTDYADRYVSAGSIEYWPDPQRGIKEAYRVLRIGGKACVIGPVHPTFWLSRFFADVWMLFPKEEEYIEWFKKAGFKDVELKRIGPKWYRGVRRHGLIMGCSVTGVKPLSGDSPLKLGPKVEDVKKPVNPLVFLYRFILGVIASTYFVLVPIYMWIKDKIVPKGIPI, translated from the exons ATGGCCTCCTTAATGCTGAGTGGAGCCCAGAATCCAAAGCTCATCACTGGCTTAGCCTCAACTGCTGTTAACTTGAACGACAAGTGCTTGTTCAACAAGGGTGTGCTGTCTCGTAACAAGTTGAGGGTCAGAAAAAACATGAGCCTGAGATGCAGCCTCTCAGCCTCAAGGCCTGCTTCTCAGCCCAGGTTCATCCAGCACAAGAAGGAGGCATTTTGGTTCTACAGGTTTCTGTCTATTGTGTATGATCATATAATAAATCCTGGGCACTGGACCGAAGACATGAGGGATGAGGCGCTGGAGCCTGCCCAACTCTTCAGCCGTAAGCTGAGGGTGGTGGATGTCGGAGGTGGAACTGGCTTCACAACTCTTGGAATAGTGAAACATGTGGATGCCAAAAACGTCACAATTCTTGACCAGTCACCCCACCAGCTTGCCAAGGCTAAGAAGAAGGAGCCCCTGAAAGAATGCAAGATAATTGAGGGTGATGCAGAAGATCTTCCATTTCCAACCGATTATGCTGATAGATATGTTTCTGCTGGAAG TATTGAATACTGGCCAGACCCGCAGCGTGGCATTAAGGAAGCCTACAGAGTGCTAAGGATAGGGGGAAAAGCCTGTGTTATTGGTCCGGTCCACCCAACATTTTGGCTGTCTCGGTTCTTTGCAGATGTGTGGATGCTGTTCCCGAAAGAGGAAGAGTACATTGAATGGTTTAAAAAGGCTGGTTTCAAAGACGTTGAGCTGAAAAGGATCGGTCCAAAATGGTATCGTGGGGTGCGCAGGCACGGTCTCATCATGGGTTGCTCAGTCACAGGAGTGAAGCCTTTGTCTGGAGACTCTCCCCTCAAG CTTGGTCCCAAGGTAGAGGATGTGAAGAAGCCTGTAAATCCACTGGTGTTTCTTTACCGGTTCATCCTTGGTGTAATTGCATCCACTTACTTCGTACTAGTACCAATCTACATGTGGATCAAAGACAAAATTGTTCCAAAGGGCATCCCCATTTAA
- the LOC114192248 gene encoding uncharacterized protein LOC114192248: MAPMKVQPIAIDIDSEKVKDAVVVRNESVLKSRLKRLFVFDRQLPKNNKDVATEFEPSSVCLAKMVQNFMEEQPPAPKCGRNRCNCFNVNSSDEEDFDLFGAPPPPESSTTDAAESLKTLIPCASVGERNLLADVARIVEKNGKLFKRKDDLIKVVAEALSSALGYDSSICKSKWEKTSSCPAGEYEFIDAIVEGERLIVDVDFRSEFEVARSTGTYKAILQSLPFIFVGKSERLKQIVAIVSEAAKQSLKKKGMHVPPWRKRDYMLAKWLSPSSVREKQPPSSSVQVAVAPPETMYSGDAASRESDCGELELIFGESPPKNETESVADSGKEKAESPSPTTVWQPPAVKPKSVERGTKVVTGLASLLKDRP, translated from the exons ATGGCTCCGATGAAGGTTCAACCGATTGCAATCGACATCGATTCCGAGAAGGTGAAGGACGCGGTGGTTGTTCGAAACGAGTCGGTGTTGAAGTCGCGGCTGAAACGGTTGTTCGTCTTTGACCGTCAGTTACCGAAGAACAACAAAGATGTGGCAACAGAGTTTGAACCGAGCTCGGTGTGCTTGGCGAAAATGGTGCAGAATTTCATGGAGGAACAACCTCCGGCACCGAAATGTGGTCGCAACCGCTGCAACTGCTTCAACGTAAATAGTTCCGACGAAGAGGATTTCGATCTCTTTGGTGCTCCACCGCCACCAGAATCATCCACCACAGACGCCGCTGAATCGCTCAAG ACTTTGATCCCCTGCGCGAGTGTAGGCGAGAGGAACCTGTTAGCTGACGTGGCTAGAATCGTGGAGAAAAATGGCAAGTTGTTTAAGAGGAAAGACGATCTGATAAAGGTAGTCGCGGAAGCACTTTCCTCTGCTCTCGGTTACGATTCTTCCATCTGCAAATCGAAATGGGAGAAAACTTCGTCGTGTCCTGCTG GTGAATACGAATTCATAGATGCGATTGTGGAAGGTGAGAGGTTGATCGTGGATGTGGATTTTCGATCCGAGTTTGAGGTGGCGAGATCCACGGGAACTTACAAGGCAATTCTTCAATCGCTGCCGTTCATCTTCGTTGGAAAATCTGAGAGACTGAAGCAGATCGTGGCGATTGTCTCCGAAGCGGCAAAGCAGAGTTTGAAGAAGAAAGGAATGCACGTTCCGCCCTGGAGGAAGCGCGATTACATGCTCGCAAAGTGGCTCTCTCCGTCTAGCGTTAGGGAGAAGCAACCCCCGTCCTCCTCCGTGCAAGTCGCCGTAGCTCCGCCGGAAACAATGTACTCCGGCGATGCAGCGTCGAGGGAGAGCGATTGCGGTGAGTTGGAGCTGATCTTCGGCGAGTCACCGCCGAAGAACGAGACCGAGTCCGTGGCTGATTCCGGCAAGGAGAAGGCAGAGTCGCCATCACCTACCACGGTGTGGCAACCGCCAGCGGTGAAGCCGAAGAGCGTCGAGAGAGGGACCAAGGTGGTTACCGGATTGGCCTCTCTTCTCAAGGACAGACCATAg
- the LOC114192066 gene encoding uncharacterized protein LOC114192066, translating into MHFGTCAAGAPHRWVHLHQQHGNREWMRVRATARGGKEDGDTSYLEMWKKAVERERKSANFKTIAERVASTREEGTAHDDLEKKTSEFNKLLQIPSEERDRVQRMQVIDRAAAAIAAAKALIQDRGTAGSGDSDGGDGDNGDHERQRELDSGIGVRSGVIPVQESAAQGNGVPGPDFWSWTPPVESDLPSGEDSGLQLNTKASVRPTLPSAVVEKERTPQFLSIPFESLLSRSEQSDTLPPFQSLLEVEKAESASEQQLSSSSLTLEEEQLLGESSSGYAEEAAHALSEANKWSPIGVNPDGSRWWKDTGIERRPDGVICRWTMTRGVSADTEIEWQEKYWEASDDFGYKELGSEKSGRDAYGNVWREFWRESMSQEDGLMNFEKTADKWGSNGKGNEWQEKWGERYNAAGQSEKWADKWCSIDPNTPLAPGHAHVWHERWGGKYDGYGGSIKYTDKWAERSVDGGWEKWGDKWDENFDPNANGVKQGESWWEGKHGERWNRTWGEHHNGTGWIHKYGKSSSGEHWDTHVNEETWYERFPHYGFFHCYENSVQLRQVPKPSEIQEVPKPSEMEVPKSEIQQVQEP; encoded by the exons ATGCACTTCGGAACCTGTGCCGCTGGTGCACCACACCGTTGGGTGCACCTTCACCAGCAACACGGAAACAGAGAATGGATGCGAGTGAGAGCGACGGCGCGTGGAGGAAAAGAAGACGGAGACACCTCCTACTTGGAGATGTGGAAGAAGGCGGTGGAGAGAGAGCGGAAGAGCGCGAACTTCAAGACAATCGCCGAGCGCGTGGCCTCGACTCGTGAGGAAGGCACTGCGCATGACGATTTGGAGAAGAAGACCAGCGAGTTCAACAAGCTTCTCCAAATCCCTTCCGAAGAGCGCGACCGCGTTCAGCGGATGCAGGTCATCGACCGCGCTGCCGCTGCCATCGCAGCCGCCAAGGCACTCATTCAAGATCGCGGTACTGCCGGTTCTGGCGACAGCGACGGTGGCGACGGCGACAACGGCGACCACGAACGACAGCGCG AATTGGATTCGGGAATCGGAGTGCGGAGTGGAGTTATTCCTGTGCAAGAGTCAGCAGCTCAGGGAAATGGTGTGCCTGGCCCTGATTTTTGGTCCTGGACTCCTCCCGTGGAGAGCGACCTTCCCTCAGGTGAAGACAGTGGGTTGCAGTTAAATACCAAGGCTTCCGTTCGTCCAACTTTGCCCAGTGCAGTTGTGGAGAAGGAGCGGACACCGCAATTTCTCTCTATTCCATTTGAGAGTTTACTTTCTCGGAGCGAACAGAGTGACACTCTTCCACCATTTCAGTCACTTTTAGAGGTTGAGAAAGCGGAATCTGCATCTGAACAACAGTTAAGTTCCTCGTCGCTTACCCTGGAAGAGGAACAGTTACTTGGTGAATCTTCTTCTGGCTATGCCGAAGAAGCAGCACATGCCCTTAGTGAGGCCAATAAATGGTCACCCATTGGAGTGAATCCGGATGGATCAAGATGGTGGAAAGACACCGGAATTGAGCGAAGACCAGATGGCGTGATCTGCAGATGGACAATGACCAGAGGTGTTAGTGCAGACACAGAGATTGAGTGGCAAGAGAAGTACTGGGAGGCTTCTGATGATTTTGGCTATAAGGAACTTGGTTCTGAGAAATCTGGCCGTGACGCATATGGAAATGTTTGGCGTGAATTTTGGAGAGAATCCATGAGTCAG GAAGATGGGCTTATGAACTTTGAGAAAACTGCAGACAAGTGGGGAAGTAATGGTAAAGGTAATGAGTGGCAGGAAAAATGGGGGGAACGCTACAATGCCGCTGGTCAATCAGAAAAATGGGCAGACAAGTGGTGCAGTATTGACCCAAACACACCACTTGCTCCAGGGCACGCCCATGTTTGGCATGAAAG GTGGGGCGGGAAATATGACGGGTATGGTGGGAGCATAAAATACACTGACAAATGGGCGGAACGATCAGTGGACGGTGGATGGGAGAAATGGGGTGACAAATGGGATGAAAACTTTGATCCAAATGCAAACGGCGTGAAGCAGGGAGAGAGCTGGTGGGAAGGTAAGCATGGAGAACGCTGGAACCGAACCTGGGGTGAGCATCACAATGGCACTGGTTGGATTCACAAGTACGGCAAGAGCAGTTCTGGGGAACACTGGGACACACACGTCAATGAAGAAACCTGGTACGAGAGATTCCCTCATTATGGCTTCTTTCACTGCTACGAAAACTCCGTCCAGCTCAGGCAAGTTCCCAAACCTTCTGAAATTCAGGAAGTTCCCAAACCTTCTGAAATGGAAGTTCCCAAATCAGAGATACAGCAAGTTCAGGAGCCTTGA
- the LOC114192208 gene encoding calmodulin-like protein 8, with translation MAEVLSEEQIGEIKEAFGLFDKDGDGCITVEELATVIRSLDQNPTEEELQDMINEVDADGNGTIEFVEFLNLMAKKMKETDAEEDLKEAFKVFDKDQNGYISASELRHVMINLGEKLSDEEVEQMIKEADLDGDGQVNYEEFVKMMMTIG, from the exons ATGGCAGAAGTTCTGAGTGAAGAACAGATTGGTGAGATCAAAGAAGCCTTTGGCTTGTTTGACAAAGATGGAGATG GGTGCATCACTGTGGAAGAATTGGCCACTGTTATCCGATCACTGGATCAGAACCCAACAGAAGAAGAACTCCAAGATATGATAAACGAGGTTGATGCAGATGGCAACGGAACCATAGAATTTGTTGAGTTTCTCAACCTAATGGCCAAGAAAATGAAA GAAACCGATGCAGAGGAAGATCTCAAAGAGGCCTTCAAGGTGTTTGATAAAGATCAAAACGGTTACATTTCAGCAAGTGAG TTGAGACACGTTATGATAAATCTTGGTGAGAAATTAAGTGATGAAGAGGTGGAGCAGATGATTAAAGAAGCAGATTTGGATGGTGATGGTCAAGTTAACTATGAAGAATTtgtgaagatgatgatgacCATTGGATGA